Within Channa argus isolate prfri chromosome 4, Channa argus male v1.0, whole genome shotgun sequence, the genomic segment catttCCTCCCTCAATACATCcacaaatctcctctttggtcttcctctagacctccagctcgcagctccaacctcagcatccttctaccaatatattcacaatttcttctctgaacatgtccaaaccacctcaatctggcctctctgactttatctccaacacatctaacatgagctgtccctctgatgtcctcattcctgatcctgtccctcctcgtcactcccaaagagaacctcaacatcttaagctctgctacctccagctctgcctcctcagTCTTTTCTTcactgccactgtctctaagccgaacaacatcgctggtctcaccaccgtcttgaacacctttgctttcattcctgctgatactcttttatcacacaacacacctgacacttttctccacccgttccaacctgcctgcactcgcctcttcacctcttttccacagtcttcgttgctctgaaccgttgaccctaagtacttaaagtccagcaccttcttcacctctgctccctgtaacctcactgttccccctgggtccctctcattgacacacatgttttctgtcttgctgcggctaagcttcattcctctgttttccagagcagacaaaacatccacctctctagattttcctccacctgctctctgctctccctACAAATcccaatgtcatctgcaaacatcatagtccatggagattcctgtctaacctcatctgtcagcctgtccatcaccagagcaaacaagacagggctcagagccgatcctcgATGCAGACCCaactccaccttgaactcctctgtcacacctacagcaaacctcaccacggtcttacagttctcatacatgtcctgcaccactctaacatacttctctgccactccagacttcctcatacagtaccacagctcctctttcggcaccctgtcatacgctttttctaaatctacgaagacacaatgcaactccgtctgaccttctctgtacttcatcagcatcctcaaagcaaatactgcatctgttggactctttctaggcatgaaaccatattgctgctcacaaatactcacctctgcccttagccgagcttccactacatTTTCCCACaatttcattgtgtggctcatcagctttattcctctgtagttgccacagctctgcacatctcccttgttcttaaaaattggcaccagtacacttctcctccagtcctcagcatcctctcactctccaagattttgttaaacaaactagtcagaaactctactgccacctctactagacacttccatacctccacaggtttgtcatcaggaccaactgcctttccactcttcatcctcttcaacatcctcctcactttactcttactaatctttgctgcttcctgctccacactagtcacttcttcttctcttcgttccctttcattttcctcattcatcaactcttcaaagttcctcttccatcttcccatcacactcctggcacctgtcaatacatttccatccttaactttaatcacactaacctgctgcacatccttaccatctctgtttctttgtcttctcCCTCTTCAGTGTCCAACCCAGCAttcaagtcctcatatgctctttgtttggcctttgccacctctaccttcaccttacgctgtatctccctgtactcctgtctactctcttcagtcctctcagtgtcccacttcttcttagctaacctctttctctgtatacactcctgaacttcctcgttccaccaccaagtctccttgtccactttcctctttccagatgacacaccgagtaccctcctacctgtctccctgatcaaattagctgtagtggtccagtcatctggaagcacctccaaaccacccagagtctgtctcagctcctccctgaaaacttcacaacattctctctttttcaacttccaccacttcgtcctctgctctgccttagtcctcttcatcttcctcaccaccagcatcattttacacaccaccatcctgtgttgtctggctacactctcccctaccaatactttgcagtcactgatctctttcagattacaatgtctacacaagatgtagtctacccgAGTGcctctacctccgctcttatatgtcaccctatgttcctgcctcttctggaagaaagtgttcactacagccatttccatcctctttgcaaagtaaaccaccatctgaccttctgcgttcctgtccggaagaccaaacctgcccatcacagtctcattacctctgttctcttcacctacatgtctattgaaatctgcaccaatgaccactctcttacctctggggatgctctgcatcacttcatctaactcactccagtatttctccttctcttctaactcacatcctacctgtggggcataaccactgacaacattgaacatcacgccttcaatttccagcttcagactcatcaacatgtctgatactctaatcacctctagaacattcctcaccaactcctctttcatgtcacgattcgcatgtttgatttggtgtgtgttttacgtcggatgcccttcctgccacaaccctctgcatttatccagacttgggactggcccAAAAAGACACTGACTTGTGCCCCCTCTagagtgtgactaaaacagtgagtgggtttatttacattttgggaaaaacaaattgaatctaataataatactttcagcgtctacatgaatgttaaagtcacccactataatgactttatctgtactaaacactaaatcagatagaaaatcagaaaattcaatcaaaaactctgaataaaggGCCGGAGGACGGTACACACTAataaataatagtggtttttgagttttccagtttgggtgcgAAAaagtaaggctttcaaatgagttatgactatgtttaggtctagggtttattggtaagcttgagtgaaagattgctgctactcctccacctcagcctgtgcttctaggaacatgataattaatatgacttgggggggttgactcatattgttgactgacatattcttcctgctgcaaccaagtttcagtaagacaaaataaatcaatttgatgatcatttatcaagtcattcactaacagagatttagatctgatatttaaaaatccacatttaatagttttgggttttggttgaGTATGAGCaatagtcttaacttgtattgggtttttatgattaactccccttgtgttcattgttggtttaaaaagtttaggtggtCATGGAACAGACATAATCTCTATAGGGCAAAGAGctgtgtggttaagatcataacattcaacaaaataataaaactccctgggtgaaaaattagaatccataagagctgcattttgtctgttggtaacgtcagattctataaatatctcagacagtttatacctgtggatgttgtcgagGGTgggagcggaggatgcaggagaggtaaGCCCATCGAAGTCCGAGGTGTTTTCAATAAGGATGTTTACAGATTATTGCATCAAGAATATAATAAGTATGATCTGATGCTAAAACAATTAGTAGAATATCTAAGTCATTGATTTTGTGATACGAATCCGTATCGACCAGGTCGACCTGGAACACCCGGACCCCCTGGACCCTTTGGACCCCTTGGATTCCCTGGAGCACCTGGACATTGTGTGGAAACATGTGGACGAGGTTGTATGCTTATAcatataatacttttttttgtttgtttgtttttacttaagtTGAAGCTAATTATTATAATGTAAAGTGGATCAAAACTACAACCTGTGCAAGTTTTGGCctgtagttttgtttgtttttttaaatctacccTGATCCCTTTTGAGGTCCCACATTATATTGACACTGTATGTAACTTTGCCCATAGTATAATCTTGCTTCAATCTGACAACTTGCTACCAGTTTGTAACTGTATGTAATTTGTTTAATCCAGATTCCTTTAGACCAGACATTGAAGCCATAACAATCAGGATGTCTAAATACGAGCTGGGTAAGAATCCTATTTAACTATTTTCTGAACTTTGAGTGAAATGCAGAGGCCCTTGCCCCTCACCCAGTGtgcatgtcatttttaaatactagGAAGATTTTTCTCAACaacatctctttttttccccagctaTAAACTATGACTTTGTCCGGAAAGTTGGTCAGAAATACTTTGTGTCCAACAAGGAGAGAGACACTTTCTCCAGGGCTGTGGAGTTCTGTTCCCAACAAGGCTTAGAGCTGGCTTTACCCCAGAATGAGGAGGAGAACAACATTCTGACTCAAGTGTTTGGAGACGTTTACAAAAAAGCCTGGATCAatgttaacaataaaaaaagcgAAGGGAATTTTGAGGTGGACATCAAAAAACAACCTCTGACATTTACCAAATGGGCAGAAGGACAGCCAGACAAATCCATCCAGGATACAGGCTGCACCATGCTGTCAGAAAATGGTTTCTGGCTTGTGACACGTGAATGCTTCCTGAACGCTTTCATTATTTGTCAGATATAGAAGTCAGAGTTACATCTGATGCAAGTCACATTTCTCTTTGagggaaatgaatgaattaagtGTGGATAAGTAGAAAGGATTTGGCAGACATATctgatgaggaaaaaacaatgcaatgtgtAGTAAACCATACACTACATCTTAATCAATATTcagattcaaaattcaaaagctTTATTGATCTATGTAGAAATTGCCTtaccttgttacagctgctcccaacgtgaaagtagaaagaaaggaaaagaacttCTACcgaaccaagacaataaacaaatacaaaccacTGAACAATAAGTAAGAAAGGGGCAGAAGAGCTGTAGGCCTCTAACATTTGAGTACATCCggtccagtgtcttctcccCCCTGGTGTGACAATTCACATACCGTGTGAAGGTGGGGAGGGTCTTGGAGAAGGTTACATGATTAAAGTCACCTGTGTTCACAAGTAGGGCGTCCAGATGTCGGGTCTGGAGTCTGGCTGTGACTGAAGACGTCGTACAAACATATCTTAATTTTGACAGCTATATATGTCGCCTGCTTGAAGGTCTATGTTTACAAACAACAGcccatttaaatatttgctcttagatgcaattgtttgtttctttgagaTGTATATTAGCCTCCCATAAAACGGCTGTTATACAGGTGCATTGATTATacaaccaaaataaatgtatccCACATGAAATACCACTAAATTGACATGAGTGATATTAAGTGAATTTAAGtgatattaatataattataatattattatactggattgtacattattttatttgacaggaaaAAAGCTGTGTACATGTGCTGGTAGTGTTGGGCTGCATCCTTTTGTGTGTTGTGGATTTTATTTAGTGAGCGACTcaactgtcaaacacacacagtaaacatgAAAAACCCTGTCTACTTTATTATAAGACTTGCCTGGTTGTGTGGGCTTTTGGACATGAATACAACAGCACcactgcttaaaaaaatactagATACCgctaccaaaaaacaaaacaatttaaaagcaaataactATAAGAATACAATACATGACTCTGTAACCAGGTCTCTCCAACAAGTAGCTCGCCAAAGGTTAATGAATCCTACACATAACTTGAAAACGATTAGTTAAATTTGATTGTTCACTCGGGAAACCAAATTACATGTAAATCCAATCAAATTCACGGGGTCCCGCCCCcttttttacacacactgatTATGTGACAATTAGTGCTGCTGTCAAGCTTGATGAGCCAGTGTTGCTAACTTAGAGAATTTGTCGCTATATTTAGTGAGTatagaagggcatccggcgtaaaaactgtgccaaatcaacatgcggacaatgatccgctgtggcgaccctgaactcacgggataagctgaaaggacaaaagaataaataaaaaatactgactAGCGACCCTCTAGCGACTCTTTTTCAAAAAAGCGACTAGTGACAAATCTAGCCAATAATTCCTGGTGTTATgggacattattattatcatcatcatcactctTTTTACGGCAGCACTCTCACGTCACAAACTACGCACAGGGCGGCTCAGTCCTCGCGCAGTAGCCCCTCCcagctgcagtcagagcaggAGACGTTCAGCGCTGCGCAGAATCCAGAGTCCAGCCTGCTAATTGTATGAATCGCGCATGTGCGAAGACGCCGCTGGAACCCAAACCAGTCAGAatatgagaaagagaaaaatacacacaggcacactaaatgcaacaacaacaaaaaaaacatacaaagatgtGTTAATGCAAAACGTGGGTTGTGGACACAAACATTTAGTAAAGGTTCAGGAAAACAGTTTGGGGCGAAATGATCTATGAGAACAAATTTTCCAAAACATGGGTCAGCACTcggccattttcattttgtaaaagtagcttTTACGGGAAAGAGATTGGAGATATAAACCCTATAATCACGTCTAAAGTGGCTGCTTTATAAGCATATATCCATGTAGATCCTACTGTGgatctacatttaaaaaaatttaagctCATTGTTTAAGTGCTCAACCCAAAGCTCTACTGTTTTGGTTCACTCCAACCATTGatattgttctgttttcagcaacagcagtcacttgtttctgctgaaaaagAGCTAAATTCCATCTGTACACCACCTGCACAGCACCACAAAGCAGgaacactgatgatgatgatgaatccAACAGCTGAACAACCAGGTGTTGCCTTCATGAGTTGGTAAagaacaaaagcagaacaagTGGGgacttaaaatgaataattatgttGATCTATAACATGTAGATGAAACAACTGTTGGCTAAGAAGGTTGCCATATCAACAGTCACTGACATCCCCCCAGTTATGTTTTATCAAATTCCAGATTTGGCAAAATAACCTTGAAACTGAACTCTGAGATCATCCTTACTGGCCTGAGATGGTGCCTGCAGAacatgtgttctgtgtttttccaggTCCCCATGAACAAACCATTAAACCACCTTTCTACAActcacaaacagacagaagttGGGcttgaaaaaaatttaaatgctaaaaaagaaagaaatgtaaat encodes:
- the LOC137125931 gene encoding mannose-binding protein C-like translates to MMRFLLFYTLCLMAPYGYSQIPGLPGSKGETGEHGDPGFPGAPGFTGPKGEHGLSGYSGRPGTPGPPGPFGPLGFPGAPGHCVETCGRDSFRPDIEAITIRMSKYELAINYDFVRKVGQKYFVSNKERDTFSRAVEFCSQQGLELALPQNEEENNILTQVFGDVYKKAWINVNNKKSEGNFEVDIKKQPLTFTKWAEGQPDKSIQDTGCTMLSENGFWLVTRECFLNAFIICQI